The genomic region GGTTAAAAATAGAGTCTCTgataccgaggacaacttgctacaatcgttgcttctaaatcaaaacaaagagaaaatactctttccttacaacttcaagtgagtgctactgtcttgtgcatattcggtttcccttactcgaggttatattaatgtaattgatgagtgatgcatgcatgcgtgtgcagcttccactttattctgctagtgATTAAGCTTGAtcggggagtagtaactgtcttagactcgagacaaaaagatcccaGGACTaggcggacatgactgaaatgctccagaaaagttcaatcgatcattatctcaccatatcggcaactttgttaatttcttgatatcaagtaattattgtCTTTGCcccgcagggtttggaaagagttcaccagaattgttccgggactgccgagggagctgcgatttacacacccgaaagtaagtactactagctagttccgcgcatctcccattgattctggctagtttcatcaataccatttagcatgcttgattattagtttgattgaactctatttctcgtaaagtgcttgtggcaggaagccgggaaggattttgtggatactacatttgcgagttcatctatAACGCGACGGCCTCTCAGCATGGCTAATCTAGAAAACAATATGAAGTACATaaacaaaaatattcacaattttattttattaccatcatttgtgttgagtttcattcatatatatgtattgaacccattctttaaattagatgtggcagatgcgggatgaactcctaccacatgatcgcatacgagcaattcaagaggaattggcgggattctttcttgaccacgtcatacctaaagccggagaataccatgtggaagttgaaatcgattttagatgttagggattgtaagacatgttatattgtatatgtagtagcgtcggatagatatacgaaaacttctctccgtatatatatgttcatgatgatcttatataattaatggttccttcatttgcttactagctagcgtgtcgagttctctctatatgtatagtagttagcgtcgaccaagcacggagaaaaaagaggacacttttctctattagctagctaacacaatatgaaacacttaagttaaccctccaaaaccccctaacccccccccccctaaaaaaacaaaaaccccaactcctgccagctgctgacgcgtggatgccttttggtcccggttgctaccaaccgggactaaaggtcctcctaccTGGACGCCCTGCAGTGGCCACGTGaagccccttctgtcccggttcgtaagagAATCGGGACTAAAGATTTTGGGGCTgaaggccctctggaaccgggactagtTCCCCGTTTCTACTAGTGTTTGTTCCCACATCAAAACTTGCATAAGTTAACCTTCATTTATTATTTCCATAAAAAagttatatttatatttattaAAATCGTTAATGGCCCATCTAGAATTCCATTAAATTTAGTCGCAGTCTCCGAATATGAAATCTTCTCTCTTGTTTAATCATTTCTTCTTTTCTTTCAAAGATAAACAAACAAAGCGGATGCATCCCTCCCCATCTATAGAAATGAAATGAAACCCAAAAGAATATATATTATCAAAACACATCACGAACAAATTTGATTCTTCTTTTTGAGAGGACAAACAAATATGATTAGTCCCCCTTAGCTTATTTTTGGACATGCTTAATCCCGACAGATCCTGTTGTTTTATATGTCCCACTACTTCTGTTAGTAAAGGGAGGAATAATGCTTGAAGTACTGAAATGCAGGGCACACCTAATCAGATTTCTATGCTGGCTGAACCATAACAGAGGAAGGTCAATATTCCTCTCCTAATTATCTGTTTATTCTCTTAAATGATCTAAAATACAGTATAGACTGTGTCTTCTTGAAAGATCaaacaaatatatatatactgTCCACAAGGATAGAATGGAGACCAAGAGGGAAGTTCGAAAACACGCATTACAAACATATATGGCTCCTTTATTTTCGTTCTATATTGGAGTAGACTCTGGACATGTTTGGTTTATTCCCGCGAGCTCATCAATTAGCCTGATTTCTTATGCCTGATCTCGATGCCCTGCACGACCAGGCCGCTCTTCCCGTTCAAAGCCTTGGTCTCCGAAACGCCAAAGgacacatcaccatcttcatccccGTCGCAGGTGAAGTCGCCCAGCTCCAGCTCCATCCAGCCATCGCCCCTTTGCCGAGGGAGCACTACGTCCTCTGCACGGCGGTTTTGGCTCATGCTTCTTTGCGGGTTAGGTTGGAGGCAGACCTTGCGGGTCAGGTTGGTGCCTCCAACTCTAATTGATGCCTCTTGGATCGGCGAGTCCAGCCCATAAGAACTGTCGGCCAACTTGTACACGATGTGTGCGGCATAGACTGACCCCTTGGAGAGTATCTTGCTATCTATCTTGCCAGGGATATCCAACCAGCAAACTAACCTGAGTACAGCAGTCTCGGAGAACCTAGAGTCGGACATATGTAGGGTTATGATTCGGACATATCAAGCATCATTGCTGCAAAAATACTCTGAGACGGAATTCAAGTTGGC from Triticum aestivum cultivar Chinese Spring unplaced genomic scaffold, IWGSC CS RefSeq v2.1 scaffold174117, whole genome shotgun sequence harbors:
- the LOC123176462 gene encoding F-box protein PP2-B10 (The sequence of the model RefSeq protein was modified relative to this genomic sequence to represent the inferred CDS: added 10 bases not found in genome assembly), giving the protein MEEACEIARLPEELLSVALSRTSPRDACRAAVVSPAFRAAADSDTVWSCFLPPLDELPPLTDGEPCRKKDLFLRLSGRHVLLPGGLMSMWLDRETGAKCYMVSARALSIAWRDTPRYWNWVPLADSRFSETAVLRLVCWLDIPGKIDSKILSKGSVYAAHIVYKLADSSYGLDSPIQEASIRVGGTNLTRKVCLQPNPQRSMSQNRRAEDVVLPRQRGDGWMELELGDFTCDGDEDGDVSFGVSETKALNGKSGLVVQGIEIRHKKSG